One Halobacterium sp. DL1 DNA window includes the following coding sequences:
- a CDS encoding 50S ribosomal protein L18, which yields MSKTSPRLSSLIAELKSVARDSGADVWHDVAGRLEKPRRTHAEVNLSRIERYANEDETVVVPGKVLGSGTLRKSVTVAAVDFSGSAETKIEHADGDVVHLEQAVEQNPDGNDVRVIR from the coding sequence ATGAGCAAGACAAGTCCGAGACTCAGCAGTCTCATCGCCGAACTGAAGTCCGTCGCCCGAGATTCGGGCGCGGACGTCTGGCACGACGTCGCGGGTCGGCTGGAGAAGCCGCGCCGCACGCACGCCGAGGTGAACCTGAGTCGCATCGAACGATACGCGAACGAGGACGAGACGGTCGTCGTCCCCGGCAAGGTGCTGGGGTCCGGCACGCTTCGAAAATCCGTCACCGTCGCTGCCGTGGATTTCTCCGGCAGCGCGGAGACGAAGATCGAGCACGCCGACGGCGACGTCGTCCATCTCGAACAGGCAGTCGAACAGAACCCAGACGGCAACGACGTACGGGTGATCCGATGA
- a CDS encoding ribonuclease J produces the protein MEIEIATIGGYEEVGRQMTAIRAGDDIVIFDMGLNLSQVLIHDNVETEKMHSLDLIDMGAIPDDRVMSDLEGDVKAIVPTHGHLDHIGALSKLAHRYNAPIVASPFTTELVKGQIEGEQKFGVDNELVKMSAGETMQIGDRCELEFVHVTHSIIDAINPVLHTPEGAIVYGLDKRIDHDPVLEDPIDMKRFREIGREDNGVLCYIEDCTNAGRKGRTPSESVARRHLKDVMQSVEDYDGGIVATTFSSHVSRVSSLVEFAKDIGREPILLGRSMEHYSGTAERMGRVNFPDDLGMFGHRKSVDRAFKRVMNEGKENFLPIVTGHQGEPRAMLTRMGRGETPYDIEDGDKVIFSARVIPEPTNEGQRYQSERLLQMQGARIYDDIHVSGHLREEGHYQMLQALQPQNVIPAHQDTKGFAPYTDLCRSQGYKLGRDLHITQNGNTIQLVE, from the coding sequence ATGGAAATCGAAATTGCAACCATCGGCGGTTACGAGGAAGTCGGGCGACAGATGACGGCGATCCGAGCGGGTGACGACATCGTCATCTTCGACATGGGCCTCAACCTCTCGCAGGTCCTCATCCACGACAACGTCGAGACCGAGAAGATGCACAGCCTCGACCTTATCGACATGGGCGCCATCCCCGACGACCGGGTGATGAGCGACCTCGAGGGCGACGTGAAGGCCATCGTGCCGACCCACGGCCACCTCGACCACATCGGCGCGCTCTCGAAGCTCGCCCACCGCTACAACGCGCCCATCGTCGCTTCGCCGTTCACCACGGAACTGGTGAAAGGTCAGATCGAGGGCGAACAGAAGTTCGGCGTCGACAACGAACTCGTGAAGATGAGCGCCGGCGAGACGATGCAGATCGGTGACCGCTGCGAACTCGAGTTCGTCCACGTCACGCACTCCATCATCGACGCCATCAACCCCGTCCTCCACACGCCGGAGGGCGCCATCGTCTACGGCCTCGACAAGCGCATCGACCACGACCCTGTCCTCGAGGACCCCATCGACATGAAGCGGTTCCGCGAGATCGGGCGCGAGGACAACGGCGTCCTTTGCTACATCGAGGACTGCACGAACGCCGGCAGGAAGGGCCGCACGCCCTCCGAGAGCGTGGCGCGGCGCCACCTCAAGGACGTGATGCAGAGCGTCGAGGACTACGACGGCGGCATCGTCGCCACGACGTTCTCCAGTCACGTCTCCCGGGTCTCCTCGCTCGTGGAGTTCGCGAAGGACATCGGCCGCGAACCCATCCTGCTCGGCCGCTCGATGGAGCACTACTCGGGCACCGCCGAGCGCATGGGCCGCGTGAACTTCCCGGACGACCTCGGGATGTTCGGCCACCGGAAGTCCGTCGACCGCGCGTTCAAGCGCGTGATGAACGAGGGCAAGGAGAACTTCCTCCCCATCGTCACCGGCCACCAGGGTGAACCCCGCGCGATGCTCACCCGGATGGGTCGCGGCGAGACTCCCTACGACATCGAGGACGGCGACAAGGTCATCTTCTCGGCCCGCGTGATTCCGGAGCCGACCAACGAGGGCCAGCGCTACCAGTCCGAGCGCCTCCTCCAGATGCAGGGCGCCCGCATCTACGACGACATCCACGTGTCGGGCCACCTCCGCGAGGAGGGCCACTACCAGATGCTCCAGGCGCTCCAGCCGCAGAACGTCATCCCCGCCCACCAGGACACGAAAGGGTTCGCGCCGTACACCGACCTCTGCCGGAGCCAGGGCTACAAGCTCGGCCGCGACCTGCACATCACGCAGAACGGCAACACCATCCAGCTCGTCGAGTAG
- a CDS encoding mevalonate kinase produces MPTTSSAPGKVYLFGEHAVVYGEPAVPCAIERRATVTVSERDDDRLRVSADALSLDGFTVEYSDSDDEAPDVNVPTPLVEAATGYVDEAVSQARDAADSQHAGFDVEIVSEIPLGAGLGSSAAVAVAGIDAATRELGVELDAREVAERAYQVEYEVQEGQASRADTFCSAMGGAVRVEGDDCTTLEAPDLPFVVGYDGTSHDTGELVAGVRSLREEFGFAADTVEAIGDLVREGERALADGDVETLGRLMDVNHGLLSALGVSARSLENMVWAARESGALGAKLTGAGGGGSVVALDPEDGSETALSLTPDCEEAFRAALATEGVRAE; encoded by the coding sequence ATGCCAACGACTTCGAGTGCGCCGGGGAAGGTGTACCTCTTCGGCGAGCACGCCGTCGTCTACGGGGAGCCGGCGGTGCCCTGCGCCATCGAGCGCCGGGCGACCGTCACCGTCTCCGAACGCGACGACGACCGCCTGCGGGTGTCCGCGGACGCGCTCTCGCTCGACGGATTCACCGTCGAGTACAGCGACTCTGACGACGAGGCGCCGGACGTGAACGTGCCGACGCCGCTCGTCGAGGCGGCGACGGGGTACGTCGACGAGGCAGTGTCGCAGGCGCGGGACGCGGCCGACAGCCAGCACGCGGGCTTCGACGTGGAGATAGTCAGCGAGATTCCCCTCGGCGCGGGCCTCGGGTCGAGCGCGGCCGTCGCGGTAGCGGGTATCGACGCCGCGACGCGGGAACTCGGCGTCGAACTCGACGCACGGGAGGTCGCAGAGCGCGCCTATCAGGTCGAGTACGAGGTCCAGGAGGGACAGGCGTCCCGCGCCGACACGTTCTGCTCGGCGATGGGCGGCGCGGTGCGCGTGGAGGGCGACGACTGCACCACCCTCGAGGCGCCCGACCTGCCGTTCGTCGTGGGCTACGACGGCACCAGCCACGACACCGGCGAGCTGGTCGCGGGCGTGCGCTCGCTCCGCGAGGAGTTCGGCTTCGCGGCGGACACTGTAGAGGCAATCGGTGACCTCGTCCGGGAGGGCGAGCGCGCGCTCGCCGACGGCGACGTCGAGACGCTGGGCCGCCTGATGGACGTCAACCACGGCCTCCTGTCGGCGCTCGGTGTGTCCGCGCGTTCCCTCGAAAACATGGTGTGGGCGGCCCGGGAGAGCGGCGCGCTCGGCGCGAAACTGACTGGCGCCGGCGGCGGCGGGAGCGTCGTCGCGCTTGACCCCGAGGACGGCTCTGAGACCGCTCTCTCGCTCACGCCTGACTGCGAGGAGGCGTTCCGCGCTGCGCTCGCCACGGAGGGCGTGCGCGCAGAATGA
- a CDS encoding 30S ribosomal protein S4, producing MALPGENTKFYETPNHPYQGERIAEESDLVSRYGLKNKEEFWRAQSKLRNFRREARRLLGETGEVSGEEFVSRLQRIGILSNEESLDDVLSLDVTDVLERRLQTVVYRDGLANTVGQARQFVNHGHITVDGARVTAPSYTVPVDEETAIEFDERSDLTDELHPARAGAQE from the coding sequence ATGGCGCTTCCAGGCGAGAACACCAAGTTCTACGAGACGCCGAACCACCCCTACCAGGGCGAACGCATCGCGGAGGAGTCCGACCTCGTCTCGCGATACGGCCTGAAGAACAAGGAGGAGTTCTGGCGCGCGCAGTCTAAACTGCGCAACTTCCGTCGCGAGGCGCGACGGCTGCTCGGCGAGACCGGCGAGGTCTCCGGCGAGGAGTTCGTCAGCCGCCTCCAGCGCATCGGGATCCTCTCCAACGAGGAGAGCCTCGACGACGTCCTGTCGCTCGACGTGACGGACGTCCTCGAACGACGCCTCCAGACCGTCGTCTACCGCGACGGCCTGGCGAACACGGTGGGGCAGGCCCGCCAGTTCGTCAACCACGGCCACATCACGGTCGACGGCGCTCGCGTCACCGCACCGTCGTACACGGTGCCGGTCGACGAGGAGACCGCCATCGAGTTCGACGAGCGCAGTGACCTCACCGACGAACTGCACCCGGCTCGCGCCGGTGCACAGGAGTGA
- the rpoK gene encoding DNA-directed RNA polymerase subunit K (promotes RNAP assembly or increases stability; similar to eukaryotic RPB6 and bacterial subunit omega) — translation MSELQHFNRYEKARIIGARALQVSYGAPVLVDTDQTEPILIAAEEYDAEVLPFTVRREN, via the coding sequence ATGAGCGAACTACAGCACTTCAATCGATACGAGAAGGCACGCATCATCGGTGCGCGAGCACTGCAGGTGTCCTACGGGGCGCCCGTCCTGGTCGACACCGACCAGACGGAGCCCATCCTCATCGCGGCCGAGGAGTACGACGCCGAGGTGCTCCCGTTCACGGTCCGGAGGGAGAACTGA
- a CDS encoding 50S ribosomal protein L13 yields the protein MSLAEFDADVVVDARDCIMGRVASNVAERALAGETVAVVNAEQAIITGARDDILGTYNKRAELGSDSGPYYPKRPDGIFKRAVRGMLPYKEQAGREAFENVRIYVGNQTGEDGEVLEGTSLDRLSNIRFITLAEVSEELGANVTW from the coding sequence ATGAGTCTCGCAGAATTCGACGCCGACGTGGTCGTCGACGCCCGGGACTGCATCATGGGTCGCGTGGCGAGCAACGTCGCCGAACGCGCACTCGCCGGCGAGACGGTCGCCGTCGTGAACGCCGAGCAGGCGATCATCACCGGCGCGCGAGACGACATCCTCGGGACGTACAACAAGCGCGCGGAGCTCGGCTCCGACAGCGGTCCGTACTACCCGAAGCGCCCCGACGGCATCTTCAAGCGCGCCGTCCGCGGCATGCTCCCGTACAAGGAGCAGGCCGGCCGCGAGGCGTTCGAGAACGTCCGCATCTACGTCGGCAACCAGACCGGCGAGGACGGCGAGGTGCTCGAGGGGACGTCGCTCGACCGACTCTCGAACATCCGCTTCATCACCCTCGCCGAAGTCTCCGAAGAACTGGGGGCAAACGTCACATGGTAA
- a CDS encoding 30S ribosomal protein S9, giving the protein MVTNTSGKKKTAVARATVSDGKGRVRINSTPVELVEPEMSRFKMLEPFRIAGEDLRDGVDVDIDVSGGGFAGQADAVRTAIARGLVEHLGDAELRDAYREFDRSLLVNDVRQSESKKWGGPGARARYQKSYR; this is encoded by the coding sequence ATGGTAACCAACACGTCAGGCAAGAAGAAGACGGCTGTCGCTCGCGCCACCGTGAGCGACGGGAAGGGTCGCGTGCGAATCAACTCCACGCCCGTCGAGCTCGTCGAACCGGAGATGTCCCGCTTCAAGATGCTGGAGCCGTTCCGCATCGCCGGCGAGGACCTCCGCGACGGGGTCGACGTCGACATCGACGTCTCGGGCGGCGGCTTCGCGGGTCAGGCAGACGCGGTCCGCACCGCCATCGCCCGCGGGCTGGTCGAACACCTCGGCGACGCGGAGCTCCGCGACGCCTACCGGGAGTTCGACCGCAGCCTGCTCGTCAACGACGTCCGCCAGAGTGAATCCAAGAAGTGGGGCGGCCCCGGTGCCCGCGCCCGCTACCAGAAGTCCTACCGCTGA
- a CDS encoding phosphoesterase, which produces MSRNAREEAVLSAVRERRELVNAAIDEDLPPKRPERLYEASRYLLKAGGKRLRPAMLLLTAEALADVEAGDADYRAFPDLTGETVDVMSAAVSIEVIQSFTLIHDDIMDDDDLRRGVPAVHQEYDTETAILAGDTLYSKAFEIMMRTGAPPERGLGAMRTLAETCTHICEGQALDVDFETRDDVVPDEYMEMVELKTAVLYAAAASIPAIVLGADDDTVEALYEYGLRVGQAFQIHDDVLDLTQSSEELGKQRGSDLVENKKTVITLHARDQGVDVAGLLDATDPEDVTDDEIEDAVAELEAVGSIEYARDLAEDLVAEGKDHLDVLPDNEAHRRLEQVADYLIERTY; this is translated from the coding sequence ATGTCCCGGAACGCCCGCGAGGAGGCGGTGCTCTCCGCGGTCCGCGAGCGCCGCGAACTGGTCAACGCCGCCATCGACGAGGACCTCCCGCCGAAGCGCCCGGAGCGCCTCTACGAGGCCTCCCGCTACCTCCTGAAGGCCGGCGGGAAGCGCCTCCGACCCGCGATGCTGCTGTTGACCGCCGAGGCCCTCGCCGACGTCGAGGCGGGGGACGCCGACTACCGGGCGTTCCCGGACCTCACGGGTGAGACGGTGGACGTCATGTCGGCCGCCGTCTCCATCGAGGTCATCCAGTCGTTCACGCTCATCCACGACGACATCATGGACGACGACGACCTCCGTCGCGGCGTGCCCGCGGTCCACCAGGAGTACGACACGGAGACCGCCATTCTCGCCGGCGACACGCTCTACTCGAAGGCGTTCGAGATCATGATGCGGACCGGGGCGCCGCCCGAGCGCGGCCTCGGCGCGATGCGGACGCTCGCCGAGACCTGCACCCACATCTGCGAGGGGCAGGCCCTCGACGTCGACTTCGAGACCCGCGACGACGTGGTGCCCGACGAGTACATGGAGATGGTGGAGCTGAAGACCGCGGTGCTGTACGCCGCGGCCGCCAGCATCCCCGCCATCGTGCTCGGCGCCGACGACGACACCGTCGAAGCGCTGTACGAGTACGGCCTGCGGGTCGGGCAGGCGTTCCAGATCCACGACGACGTCCTCGACCTCACGCAGTCCTCCGAGGAACTCGGCAAGCAGCGGGGCTCCGACCTCGTCGAGAACAAGAAGACCGTCATCACCCTCCACGCCCGCGACCAGGGCGTCGACGTCGCGGGCCTCCTCGACGCAACCGACCCGGAGGACGTGACCGACGACGAGATCGAGGACGCGGTCGCCGAACTCGAGGCCGTGGGCAGCATCGAGTACGCCCGCGACCTCGCCGAGGACCTCGTCGCCGAGGGGAAAGACCACCTCGACGTCCTCCCGGACAACGAGGCCCACCGGCGCCTCGAACAGGTCGCGGACTACCTCATCGAGCGGACCTACTAA
- a CDS encoding DNA-directed RNA polymerase subunit N has translation MMVPVRCFTCGNVVGEYWEEFKARADSHDGDEDPADVLDDLGVDRHCCRRMLISHQDLVDVVSPYQ, from the coding sequence ATGATGGTACCAGTCCGGTGTTTCACGTGCGGTAACGTCGTCGGCGAGTACTGGGAAGAGTTCAAGGCACGCGCCGACTCCCACGACGGCGACGAGGACCCAGCGGACGTGCTGGACGACCTCGGCGTGGACCGGCACTGCTGTCGACGGATGTTGATCTCCCACCAGGACCTGGTCGACGTGGTCTCCCCCTACCAATGA
- a CDS encoding 30S ribosomal protein S13, which yields MSSEEQQDADEDIRYFVRIGQTDLDGTKTVERALAELDGVGRRVARVIADDSGVNRSATIGRLDDDDIDSVKEAVDGFTEHAPEWLANRRNDFYSGETRHITGNDLGLTRDQDINRMRMIRSYKGIRHERGQKVRGQRTKSTGRTEGTIGVNVEAIKEEQAAEEAAEGDEE from the coding sequence ATGAGTTCGGAAGAACAACAGGACGCGGACGAGGACATTCGATACTTCGTCCGCATCGGTCAGACAGACCTCGACGGGACGAAGACCGTCGAACGCGCCCTCGCGGAACTCGACGGCGTCGGCCGTCGCGTAGCGCGAGTCATCGCGGACGACTCCGGCGTCAACCGCTCGGCGACCATCGGCCGCCTCGACGACGACGACATCGACAGCGTCAAAGAGGCAGTCGACGGGTTCACCGAGCACGCACCGGAGTGGCTCGCGAACCGCCGAAACGACTTCTACTCGGGCGAGACCCGGCACATCACGGGGAACGACCTCGGTCTCACCCGCGACCAGGACATCAACCGCATGCGGATGATCCGTTCGTACAAGGGCATCCGTCACGAGCGCGGACAGAAGGTCCGCGGTCAGCGCACGAAGTCCACCGGTCGTACCGAGGGCACCATCGGCGTCAACGTCGAGGCTATCAAGGAAGAACAGGCAGCAGAAGAAGCGGCGGAGGGTGATGAGGAATAA
- a CDS encoding 30S ribosomal protein S11 has product MADDTKWGIAHIHASFNNTIMTVTDETGAETLAKSSGGSVVKQNRDEASPYAAMQMAEQLAENVLDQGIEKVHVRVRGPGGNLQRSPGPGAQAAIRAMARAGLEIGRIEDVTPVPHDGTRPPKNSGY; this is encoded by the coding sequence ATGGCTGACGACACCAAATGGGGCATCGCGCACATCCACGCCTCGTTCAACAACACCATCATGACGGTCACCGACGAGACGGGCGCAGAGACGCTCGCAAAGTCGAGTGGCGGTTCCGTGGTGAAGCAGAATCGGGACGAGGCGTCGCCGTACGCCGCGATGCAGATGGCAGAACAGCTCGCAGAGAACGTCCTGGACCAGGGCATCGAGAAGGTGCACGTTCGCGTGCGCGGTCCGGGTGGCAACCTGCAGCGGAGCCCGGGTCCGGGCGCGCAGGCCGCCATCCGGGCGATGGCGCGCGCCGGCCTCGAGATCGGCCGCATCGAGGACGTCACCCCGGTCCCCCACGACGGGACGCGACCACCGAAGAACAGCGGGTACTAA
- a CDS encoding enolase: MTRIEAVRFRPVLDSRGNKTVEAEVTTESGGFGRAIAPSGASTGEYEAVERPVDEAIAAAREHVAPRLKGREFAGDQRGVDSALRSADGTEDFSEIGANSAVAVSMATSKAAADVLGVPLYQHLGGAFRGRNFPVPLGNVVGGGAHAADATAIQEFLAAPVGAPSVRQAVFANAAVHERVGELLDERGVPAAKGDEGAWAPSVDDATAFEVVSEAVSEVADEFGFDIRMGLDMAAAECFEGGEYVYGDETRSTDEQIEYVAGLVDEYDLAYVEDPLDEDAFEAFAELTDRVGDQTLVCGDDLFVTNTERLGRGIDEGAANSILVKPNQIGTLTEAFDAIELATRNGYDAVVSHRSGETEDTTIAHLAVATDAPFIKTGAVGGERTAKLNELIRIADEA, encoded by the coding sequence ATGACGCGCATCGAGGCCGTCCGATTCCGCCCGGTGCTCGACTCCCGCGGCAACAAGACCGTGGAGGCCGAGGTCACCACAGAGAGCGGCGGGTTCGGCCGTGCTATCGCGCCGTCGGGCGCGAGCACGGGCGAGTACGAGGCCGTCGAACGCCCGGTCGACGAGGCCATCGCGGCGGCCCGTGAACACGTCGCCCCGCGCCTGAAGGGCCGGGAGTTCGCCGGCGACCAGCGCGGCGTCGACTCGGCGCTGCGCTCGGCCGACGGCACGGAGGACTTCTCCGAGATCGGCGCCAACAGCGCCGTCGCCGTCAGCATGGCGACCTCGAAGGCCGCCGCGGACGTCCTCGGTGTGCCGCTGTACCAGCATCTGGGTGGCGCGTTCCGCGGCCGGAACTTCCCGGTTCCGCTGGGGAACGTCGTCGGTGGCGGCGCACACGCCGCCGACGCGACCGCCATCCAGGAGTTCCTCGCGGCCCCCGTCGGCGCGCCGAGCGTCCGACAGGCCGTCTTCGCGAACGCCGCCGTCCACGAGCGCGTCGGCGAACTGCTCGACGAGCGCGGTGTCCCCGCGGCGAAAGGGGACGAGGGCGCGTGGGCGCCCTCGGTCGACGACGCCACCGCCTTCGAGGTCGTCTCCGAGGCCGTCAGTGAGGTGGCCGACGAGTTCGGCTTCGACATCCGCATGGGCCTCGACATGGCCGCCGCGGAGTGCTTCGAAGGTGGCGAGTACGTCTACGGCGACGAGACCCGCTCGACCGACGAGCAGATCGAGTACGTCGCCGGCCTCGTCGACGAGTACGACCTCGCGTACGTCGAGGACCCCCTCGACGAGGACGCCTTCGAGGCGTTCGCCGAACTCACCGACAGGGTCGGCGACCAGACGCTGGTCTGTGGCGACGACCTGTTCGTGACGAACACCGAGCGCCTCGGACGCGGCATCGACGAGGGCGCGGCCAACAGCATCCTCGTCAAACCCAACCAGATCGGGACGCTGACCGAGGCGTTCGACGCCATCGAGCTCGCGACCCGGAACGGCTACGACGCCGTGGTCTCCCACCGCAGCGGCGAGACCGAAGATACGACCATCGCACACCTCGCCGTCGCCACCGACGCCCCGTTCATCAAGACGGGCGCGGTCGGCGGCGAGCGCACCGCCAAGCTGAACGAACTCATCCGCATCGCGGACGAAGCATGA
- a CDS encoding isopentenyl phosphate kinase gives MTVVLKLGGSVVTEKERRETVDDERLADLAMEVGAADVSDLVVVHGAGSFGHPHAAEHGVSTSDGTTDPQAVRDIAGTMERLNTAVVGALAEAGVPAVPVHPFSAGHRDAAADLHLPTAHVAAMLDEGFVPVMHGDILAHAGKGATILSGDELVTHLAAGLDADRLGLCSTVPGVLDQSGEVVPTIESYDDVAAALGGSDATDVTGGMAAKVRALLDAESSAFVFGPANLEAFLAGEDAGTRIEG, from the coding sequence ATGACGGTCGTCCTGAAACTCGGCGGCAGCGTCGTCACCGAGAAGGAGCGCCGAGAGACGGTCGACGACGAGCGGCTCGCCGACCTGGCGATGGAAGTGGGAGCGGCAGACGTCTCGGACCTCGTCGTGGTCCACGGCGCCGGGAGCTTCGGTCACCCACACGCCGCCGAACACGGCGTCTCTACCAGCGACGGGACGACTGACCCGCAGGCGGTCCGGGACATCGCGGGGACGATGGAGCGCCTGAACACCGCCGTCGTCGGGGCGCTCGCGGAGGCGGGTGTGCCCGCGGTTCCCGTCCACCCGTTCTCCGCCGGGCATCGCGACGCGGCGGCCGACCTCCACCTGCCGACAGCCCACGTCGCCGCGATGCTCGACGAGGGATTCGTCCCGGTGATGCACGGAGATATCCTCGCACACGCGGGCAAGGGCGCGACGATCCTGAGCGGCGACGAACTCGTCACCCACCTCGCCGCGGGTCTGGACGCCGACCGGCTCGGCCTCTGCTCGACGGTTCCCGGCGTCCTCGACCAGTCCGGCGAGGTCGTCCCAACCATCGAGAGCTACGACGACGTCGCGGCGGCCCTCGGCGGCAGCGACGCCACCGACGTCACCGGCGGCATGGCGGCGAAGGTGCGAGCGCTCCTCGACGCGGAGTCGTCCGCCTTCGTCTTCGGCCCGGCGAACCTGGAGGCGTTCCTCGCCGGCGAGGACGCCGGAACGAGAATCGAGGGGTAG
- a CDS encoding DNA-directed RNA polymerase subunit D (catalyzes the transcription of DNA into RNA using the four ribonucleoside triphosphates as substrates), producing MSTDFDVEFIERGDRESLFVVRNITPAFANGIRRAILADVPTLSIEDVRFVENSSVMFDEQIALRLGLVPLTTPDDFAVGDTVTLALDVEGPGTAYSGDLVSSDPDVEAADKNVPIIELKDDQRLEFEADAVLAHGRDHAKHQGGVAVGYRHLQQVDVVGDRGEYADDEPEMIRGVVEDDGELVRTEEFDNDLTERYPEQEVEISDVPGAFVFHVESDGSMPVSELVLRAVDTLVDRADELEQAVQL from the coding sequence ATGAGTACGGACTTCGACGTCGAATTCATCGAACGCGGCGACCGGGAATCCCTGTTCGTCGTCCGCAACATCACGCCGGCGTTTGCGAACGGCATCCGGCGAGCAATCCTCGCCGACGTGCCGACGCTCTCCATCGAGGACGTGCGGTTCGTGGAGAACTCCAGTGTGATGTTCGACGAACAGATCGCGCTCCGTCTCGGGCTGGTGCCGCTGACCACGCCCGACGACTTCGCGGTGGGCGACACCGTGACGCTCGCGCTCGACGTCGAGGGTCCGGGCACGGCGTACTCCGGCGACCTCGTCAGTTCCGATCCGGACGTCGAGGCCGCCGACAAGAACGTCCCCATCATCGAGCTCAAAGACGACCAGCGTCTCGAGTTCGAGGCCGACGCGGTGTTGGCCCACGGCCGCGACCACGCCAAACACCAGGGCGGCGTCGCTGTCGGCTACCGACACCTCCAGCAGGTGGACGTGGTCGGGGACCGCGGTGAGTACGCGGACGACGAGCCAGAGATGATTCGAGGCGTCGTGGAAGACGACGGCGAACTCGTGCGGACCGAGGAGTTCGACAACGACCTCACCGAGCGCTATCCGGAGCAGGAGGTCGAAATTTCGGACGTCCCCGGCGCGTTCGTCTTCCACGTCGAATCCGACGGCTCGATGCCCGTGAGCGAACTGGTGCTCCGGGCGGTCGACACCCTGGTCGACCGCGCGGACGAACTCGAACAGGCAGTCCAACTGTAA
- a CDS encoding 30S ribosomal protein S2 — protein MSENESDTEAELEDAPEEQEQPASEEGAEGEVQTDEQSAEEPEPESTATEDVMSDEEADLLIPVEDYLGAGVHIGTQQKTKDMDRFIHRVRTDGLYVLDVSKTDERIRTAADFLANYDPEQILVTSSRQYGRFPAEKFAEAVGARARTGRFIPGTLTNPQYDGYIEPDVLVVTDPIGDAQAVKEAITVGIPVIAMCDSNNQTSNVDLVVPTNNKGRRALSVVYWLLANETLDRRGAEPTYALEDFEDGL, from the coding sequence ATGAGCGAGAACGAATCCGACACAGAGGCCGAACTCGAGGACGCCCCCGAGGAGCAGGAGCAGCCTGCCTCCGAGGAGGGCGCCGAAGGCGAGGTCCAGACAGACGAACAGTCCGCCGAAGAACCGGAGCCGGAGTCCACGGCCACCGAGGACGTGATGTCCGACGAGGAGGCCGACCTCCTCATCCCCGTCGAGGACTACCTCGGCGCCGGCGTCCACATCGGTACCCAGCAGAAGACCAAGGACATGGACCGGTTTATCCACCGGGTCCGTACCGACGGTCTCTACGTGCTCGACGTCTCGAAGACGGACGAGCGCATCCGCACCGCTGCGGACTTCCTGGCGAACTACGACCCCGAGCAGATTCTGGTCACGTCCAGCCGCCAGTACGGTCGCTTCCCCGCGGAGAAGTTCGCGGAAGCGGTCGGCGCGCGCGCCCGGACCGGCCGGTTCATCCCGGGAACGCTGACGAACCCGCAGTACGACGGCTACATCGAGCCGGACGTGCTGGTCGTCACCGACCCCATCGGTGACGCGCAGGCAGTCAAGGAGGCCATCACGGTCGGCATCCCCGTGATCGCCATGTGCGACTCGAACAACCAGACGAGCAACGTCGACCTCGTCGTTCCGACGAACAACAAGGGGCGGCGCGCGCTGTCGGTCGTCTACTGGTTGCTCGCCAACGAGACCCTCGACCGGCGCGGCGCGGAGCCGACGTACGCCCTCGAGGACTTCGAGGACGGCCTCTAA